In Vicia villosa cultivar HV-30 ecotype Madison, WI unplaced genomic scaffold, Vvil1.0 ctg.000888F_1_1, whole genome shotgun sequence, a single genomic region encodes these proteins:
- the LOC131631954 gene encoding benzaldehyde dehydrogenase, mitochondrial-like: protein MASSMKISRLISRSISSSSTLFSRVRNGGYRGGLLAKYSTAAVVEEQPIKPSVQVEYTQLLIDGKFVDAASGKTFPTLDPRTGEVIAHVAEGHSEDIDRAVAAARKAFDVGPWPKMTAYERQRVLLRAADLIEKHNDEIATLETWDNGKPFEQARDVEIPMLVRLIRYYAGWADKIHGLTVPADGAYHVQTLHEPIGVAGQIIPWNFPIVMFAWKVGPALACGNTVVLKTAEQTPLSALYTARLFHEAGLPPGVLNIVSGYGPTAGAALASHMDVDKVAFTGSTETGKIILQLAAQSNLKQVTLELGGKSPFIVCEDADVDEAVELAHFALFFNQGQCCAAGSRTFVHERVYDEFVEKAKLRALKRSIGDPFKSGIEQGPQIDSEQFEKILRYIRSGVDTGATLETGGERHGSKGYYIKPTVFSNVQDDMPIAKEEIFGPVQTILKFKNTEEVIQRANNSKYGLAAGVFTQNIDTANTLTRALKVGTVWVNCFNTYDATIPFGGFKMSGQGREKGEYSIKNYLNVKAVVTPLKNPAWL, encoded by the exons ATGGCTTCTTCCATGAAAATCTCTAGGCTCATTTCTCgctcaatttcttcttcttctaccttgttTTCTCGAG TTAGGAATGGCGGTTATCGGGGTGGATTACTGGCTAAATATAGCACGGCGGCTGTTGTTGAAGAACAGCCGATTAAACCGTCGGTGCAAGTAGAGTATACTCAGCTCTTAATTGATGGAAAGTTTGTAGATGCTGCTTCTG GTAAAACATTTCCAACATTGGATCCGAGGACCGGGGAAGTGATTGCTCATGTTGCTGAGGGGCACTCAGAAGATATCGATAGGGCTGTTGCAGCTGCTCGCAAAGCTTTCGATGTTGGGCCGTGGCCTAAGATGACAGCATAT GAAAGGCAAAGGGTGTTGTTGCGTGCTGCTGATCTGATTGAAAAGCATAACGATGAGATTGCAACACTTGAGACTTGGGATAATGGGAAGCCATTTGAACAAGCTCGTGACGTTGAAATTCCAATGTTGGTTCGCCTAATTCGGTACTATGCTG GTTGGGCAGATAAGATTCATGGTCTCACAGTTCCAGCTGACGGAGCCTATCATGTGCAGACCTTGCATGAACCGATTGGTGTTGCTGGTCAGATCATTCCATGGAACTTCCCTATTGTCATGTTTGCTTGGAAGGTCGGTCCGGCATTGGCATGTGGCAACACTGTCGTTCTGAAAACAGCTGAGCAGACTCCACTGTCTGCGTTGTATACAGCAAGACTATTTCACGAG GCTGGACTTCCTCCTGGTGTGTTGAATATAGTATCTGGCTATGGTCCAACTGCAGGTGCTGCTCTTGCTAGTCACATGGATGTCGATAAG GTTGCATTCACTGGTTCAACTGAAACCGGAAAAATTATCCTTCAACTGGCAGCTCAAAGCAATCTTAAACAAGTAACTTTGGAGCTTGGCGGGAAATCTCCGTTTATTGTATGCGAAGATGCTGACGTAGATGAGGCTGTTGAGCTAGCACACTTTGCCCTATTCTTCAATCAA GGACAATGTTGCGCTGCTGGGTCTCGTACATTTGTACATGAACGTGTGTATGACGAGTTTGTCGAGAAAGCTAAGCTCCGCGCTTTGAAACGTTCTATTGGAGATCCATTCAAGTCAGGAATAGAACAGGGTCCTCAG ATTGATTCAGAgcaatttgagaaaatattgaggTATATTAGATCTGGTGTTGACACGGGCGCAACACTTGAAACTGGAGGAGAAAGACACGGCAGCAAGGGCTACTATATTAAGCCTACTGTCTTCTCAAATGTTCAG GATGACATGCCGATTGCAAAGGAAGAGATATTCGGTCCAGTACAAACCATATTGAAATTCAA GAACACTGAAGAGGTAATTCAAAGAGCAAACAATTCAAAGTATGGTCTAGCAGCAGGGGTCTTCACACAAAACATAGACACTGCAAATACTTTGACAAGAGCATTGAAAGTTGGAACAGTTTGGGTAAATTGCTTCAATACATATGATGCTACAATTCCTTTTGGTGGGTTTAAGATGAGCGGACAAGGCAGAGAAAAAGGAGAATACAGTATTAAGAACTACTTGAATGTGAAAGCTGTTGTTACTCCCTTGAAGAATCCAGCATGGCTTTGA